GAAAAAGACAAGTGGCGAAACCCGAAAATCACATCAAAGCCATCGTGTCAgatatattttagaattggAGGAGCAGAATCATCAAATCAGCCAAGAAAATACCCCACTTTGATCTTTGAAAGCGAAGCCGGGCCTCCCACTAATAAGGCTTTTCCACCATCAAGACACTGTTGGctcctaaaaataaataaaccctcTGTTGGAAAAGGAAATGTATGCATCATACATAATTCATAatcaaatcataattaacCGCTGCAACTACGTTGATAGTTTTCATTTATGCTTATGGACTCAACACAAGTACATAACACACTTAATCTTGCTGTCTCAGCTAAGTAATCGAAAAGCCACTGCTATAATTGCAAGCCCGTGAAAACCATGATACCGCAAATAATTGATGAAGCTTTTCCCCATGCATGGATTATAATATCTTTCCCAGGTCCTACAAAAGcttttacatcatctaacccaactaaacaaaaataaagaaataaaccTTTGCCTGTACTGTAAGATTCAGGATGTTAccaatgtttttttattattacttttctCAATGTTTTACGTCTTACCTTTTTCTTCTATAATGACTGATTCATATGCAAATAATGTTATCATGATGCTTCGAATGAAAGAAACATGTTTCAGCACTTGTTTGAAGTGATAAAATACAGAACAACTCAATGTgtgaagaacaagaagaatgGATAGTTATAATCATACTTACAATGAAACTCTATGTGATTTCCTAGCATCTTGAAGGCATAAACATCACAGGCACAGTaacatatatcataataatgTACACAACGTATCATAAAAAACAAGACCAACCTGGAAATCTTTCTGCAGAAAACCATCCCTGACGAACATGATACATTGGGCGCTAAATCACCCAAGAATATCTAAGACTAGcaactataaaataagtataCAAGTGGCACATGCTTCATCACAATTTGTCATGGATATTTACAATCTCCATTGTTTGATCAAGATGCATATTATCCCATGTCTTTACTCCTGACGGATAGCCAAAATACATATTTCTTTGGCTAGATGGGGAACTTAAATTCACATTTCTCTGGTTATGCAGTCTGAGATTGTTTCGAACAAAAATAAGATCTTCAGGCCTTTCCACACCAGACCTGTTGGCTGCTTCTCGACATGGGAAATCATTATCTTGCCAGATTTCTTGACATATTGCAACACTTGAAACCTGACTCAGAACCTTTATGGCTAGTGTCTGCAAATGCgaaatttcaaaaccaaagtTTTCCCACCATGCAACTGGTTCCATTTTGTCTCTAAAATCAACAGCATCTTCCTCTCCCAGCGATCCCTCTAGTCGCCAGTAAGAGCTGAGCTGCTCTCTAAGAATCCGCCTGGTTGCACTGTCAGACTCGTATCTTTCTAGAGTAGATTTCCAACCCCGCATTACAGTTTTATCCTTGTTTTGACCTCTTCCGAAATATCTAGGGTTTAGTATATAACCAGCAGCATGAAGAGGAGAAAATAATGCATCCCATCTGTTTTCTGTCAGAACTTCCAACTGATTCAATGCAGTGGCATCAATTCCTTTCATTCTAACAGCCTCGAGTGCCTGAAACCGCCAATCATATACAGCACCCATGACAGATTTATCAATATCAAATGTAGCCAGTAATCTCACAAAAGGCTCACATAACTGCAAGAACAAATGAGCCTTGCCCCAAAAATCATCACCTAAAATAGCAGATTCAACAATTCCATGGTCCCCTGGCATACTAAGCTTCCATTGCTTAAACTCTTCACTAACAACTGCCTCCTGAAGTACTTGCTTTAGCTCAATAATCCTCTGGACAAAGCAGTATGAAGGTGCAATTTTTGTGGAAACTTGGTCAGAGCTCTCTTTTAGATTATGAGGAAAAAGACATGGATAGGCATGCTGGTAATACATTATGTGCTGCTCAATCCTCTTAGCACACAATACGGTAGATTTTATCCACTCAAGGCTAGCTATTTCTTCCATGAACATGTGGATAGATTGTAAAGTACAAGGAGACAAAAATATATGAGGGAACTTGGACAAGACAAGGGATTCATAAGATTTACAAGCGTGACCTAAATGTGAGATTATTTGAAGTACATTTTTAGGCCCAACTTCCAGAATTGCATCACTGAGAACAGTAATGAACAAATTCTCTGCCTCATCAGTATCATCTAAATCTAATGCTTTCAAGAAGACAAGTCCCCTTGGACTTGAGACAAATATACCAGTGGGGAAGCAGCCAAGTCTACCATCTAAGCTACTGACACACAATATTGTACATCCTGTGTGAGGCCAAGATTCCCTGACTGAAGCGATGAAtttctcaatctttccttTCTCTTTACTTAAAAATGAGTCGGACAGATTTTCTAGCGATGGGAGATCATATCCATGGCCAAAAGCAGCAATTGATCTCACCATTTCCAGAAAGTAAGGAGAGTTGACAACATTGACATTCAGTCCAGCAGCATAGAAAAATCTAGCTACCATCTCATCAACATCTTCTTTAGATATGGCTTTTGATACAATGCTTGACTGGCATGCCCTAATGCGTTTACCATGCTTTGCAATCCCAGAagtccttttctttttccgaGCAATGCGTTCCTCTTCAAGGATCTGGAATGTTTCTCTCATAGACCTGTCTATTGCAGGACAGCTTTTGACCCCAACACCTGAGAAACCCAGAAGGTGAGCTCTAACACGAGAATAAGATCCATTATATCGTAGATTGCAGTGGTTGCATTTCCACCTCTTAGTACCACTTCCTCGCTCAAACCCACCAAACACACTAACGTGTTCCCATCCCCATTTATCAGATTCTGATGGCATGATCCAGAGCCTGATTActatttgaattgaaaaaaaaagggcaagaGACATCTGTTAATATCCTTCCTACCAAAGAATGGTACAGCAATCAAGATATGGACTATAGCAGAAGCATTTAGAGCTCTGTTAAAAGGGATGATACCCCTTGGAAATGAAATCACTTTTTCTGCAACATAAAGCTACTATGCCATACAACAATTTCCCAAAAAGTTTCCATCGATTTGGATACAAATAGAAGTAATGAATAGAGTTgacagataaaataataaaccaatAATATACAGAAGGAGGAAATCGTAAAGAGAGGAAAACATGGGGAGAATTAGAGAAAGAACAGTTAGTTACGCATAATGCAATCAATGTAGTCCAGGCCTTTCTGACCCAATAAGCTTATATctagattaaaaaaacatttacCATAAAAAGTAAAGAACTCTGTAACTCTTTCTCAAGCAAGACCTTGTACTCAGCTTGAAGCATAAAGCAGTAAAAGGAGCATGAACTAGAAGTTTGGTGATTTGTATCCTAACTGATCTTCCAACTTCTCATAGGGTATCACAATTAGCTTCCTAGTATCACAAGTGTAATGACAAGTAATTTCCATATGCTTAATTTCTCAAGAACACATGATTACTACGGCAAATATAGCAACCTGTCATCAAATTACAGAGTAGAGGGAATCTCAACAGACACATCACAGAGCACATACTAGAACACTGACACTTCTTAAGTTATATGAGCCATAGCATGTGTTGAGTCAAATATGATCTGACTTTGTAATTGAGCATTTATCTCTGTCCGAGAACAGTTTTAAAAGGTTTTCTGTTTTACTCTTCTTAAAATATACAAGAACAGAAAATTCTTCTCTCTCCGAAGAACAGAAGGAAACACAAAATTGCATGTACCATCATCCATCCGTTAATGCTAGGTGTCaccttctcttttccaatGCTCATGTTTCTCTTCAAATTCTCATACTTGTCAGTTTGACACAACTCAAAACCAACTAGTTTGATTCTCACTTCACCCTGTCTTATCCTTCTAAGTATCCTGAAAGTTGAATCAATCTCTTCTCTTTTGCATTTGCATTGAACAAATGTTTTCGTAGCATACGACTAGATCATCACATAAAACACCCCTTCATCTTTTACTCCAGTCAACACATTagttaaaacataaaatctaCAATCTATCTTTGCTCGTATGATCCTTTATACACATAACACTTCTTTTCTTACGATTCTCTATGCACTTGACACTTCTTTCTTGTTCTAAAGGTGACATGTTGCTAAGATAACaacaaggggaaaaaaattaaattgattaaaagttatttcaaatattaaaattaatttccatGACTACCCACAGGTTAAGCAAAATCCTGATTAATTTATCCCATGTTacttttaacattatttttgtgTTCGATCATCAGTACCCAGATTCTAATTCAATctccaaaattcaaaaacacaGTATAAATTCCAGAAAATTCTCCAATTTTTTAATCACTTCTTAGAACCCCTTACTAATTTtcacataattttaattaatatttccaGAAATAACAAGATTGGCGAATGGATAAATATTGACATGGGATTGTTTGAAAAAGATGAGGAGCTAAATAACATTAAgtgattgaaattatttacCTTGTGGCGGGATTTTGCCAAGGCTTTGAGATTGTGCTCGTCGAAACCCGCGTTTCTTTCGCTTGTTATGTTAAAAGAAACTTGAAACTTCAGCGTACAGACTGTACCgattcgttttttttttttttttttttggagagtCCGACTTTCGGTCTTTTTTATTAGGGTCCCTCTATAATGCTGTAATTTATTTAcagcattaataatatttcaataatgtaatattagatttaatcaatggtacatgatatttgtatttaaataatttacaaataattgTAATCGCTTTGTTAAGGAGTGAAAAAATggagaatttttgtaaaatagcTCTTACCACCTTggagtttgaaacaatttcacttgaatggtatgttttatttaaaaatcacttttcATTCCTCTTTGCCATTTGtaatgtgatatttttttttaacataaatgtttaaaaatcTATTACTACTAAGTATAAGATATAATATCTAATAGATTATCtaacacaaatcaaataaataagttgtaattataaaatttatatacgGTGTAACACCAATAAACAACATAAGATCATATATTTaagtaaatatcataaattactTCAATAAACTCATGGGTAAGATTGTTtgtaatctaaaaaataattgatcaCTCATActttagtaaatttaatatcGCATAAAATACCCATTATTTAGTATACTATCAAGGACCATTGTATAGTGGATCATAAGGTATGTATAGTTTTTAACACCCATTTAGCATACTTATTccatgaaattatgatttatgttacaaaatatttttacatagtagaaaattatccaaactttataaaatctaaGTTTCACgatcatatatattttcattttctgtttAAATATccctttattaatttcataaaagttaaatataacatattcaTAATTagctttagtttatgaatcatgacagaattttttttattgatattcttttattgtaattgtaaaattttatggtaCTAAGAGTCATTGCTCTTcttattatgataattaatggtagtaataaataaaatattacctctattaatatttacatggaaaagaataagaaaaaatttctttaaatattttacattttcattataaaaacatGGTTTGggatttttaacttaaattttgataCAAAATTTGAGCTATTAATCTCTCACAATCTAATGGTTAATAGCGAAAGtcaaaaaaactttttatgaTAGTATCATTGAACTGCATGaagttaataatttacattttatgttaaaaatttaagttaaaaaaacctAACTCTAAAAGTATATACCAAAGCCATCATGTGGTTATATAcgcatatatatttttttcaattatagttgttaaataaaatatttctactTTGTTGTTGCTCATAGTATCATTAAtaaaacattgatcaaataattaattactataCCTTCTATGATCATTATTGtttaagtattaataattttataattgaattcatacaatacaaattattataaggcCTCAAAGAATAATGTTATATAAAGTATTATTGAAATAACATTACCtgttaattacatttattttgatgtatatatttttctaatactaaatgtaaaactaaaaaaatatgaaattgtaaaattataggtagtacataataattttaaaaaaaaattttcattttgttgatgacttaaaaaatatttatgaattgattggatcaaaaataatttaaagtatGAAGAAATACCACAACTTGCAAATTACTAGTTACATAATTACTtatccattaaaattaaattaatggtcaagattttaatatttatatccAATGAtcccattattaattatgggATTTTTATCCTAacataatacaaattttcttttatcaattaattaaaataaaaaatatatatattaacttaCTACCTAAAGGTTACTTGTTATTCTTTAACtaactaattttatcaattatactAAATAAATGGTAGagattaaaaaagttaaatttaaaagttcaTAACAATCCcatattaatattgtaaaaactCATACAGCATCATAGagaaatcctttttattacCGGATTGTTTGGTTGTGGCTTTTGCCGCACCAATATTATACTGGGTTTGAGtgatataattttacaaacaaTTATTGTTTGGGAGGTATAATTTTGCAAACAATTACTGTTAGAATTTATTTCACTCATAAAAATGCATGTGAGTTCGAATTAACACTCAAAAGAGTGGAGACGGTATTGagttacaattaaattaaataataaaataaaataattaaaaaaattattgagctAGGGAGAACTTCCAAGAgggctttattttttatataagactagaattttcttcttttttctagCATGTTTATTAATCGatcttttttataataaatcaatCTCTATGAAAATAATCTGAGCACTCTTTATTGATAAGTTACTctctacttttattttctttcattaattattttactacaAGATTGTggtagtatttattttttatttgaaatctgaCTAAGTATAAATTTATCTGAAGTTTAAATGAGTTTGAACAAgatgtatttgtttttttttttaatatttgaatataaacaacatttgtttgtttttattaataaaaaatatcttgaaTGTGGTTATTTGACATATATATCTTAGTAAGTCAAAAAAGAAGATTAAGTTTTATAGTTTAGGAAATACtataaagatattttatattatagttttatatctaatagagatattttcgagatatataatatttacttcccattcaaatcttttttttttttcggttaggtaaaaattacaaaaatttattttttctattcagaTGTGAATAAGTAAAAATCAGATataagttacaaaaaaaaaaaaaaaacatacaaatgttaaaaaagaatccaaaataaataaaatttgaacttaGACATTTAGCAAACAAGCCCTATGTTTGTTGAGAAGATTGATATAGccatgattatatttttagtattctgttactttttatttctaaatgagaaattttacTTTCTTAAAAAGTGATACATGTACCtataataatcatcaataaCAAGAGGAAatcttaaataattatataattaatctctaataaataaattattactagAACTCAAACTTGGGACTGGCCAGTAATTGGAAACTAGGATTTACGAAAAGGTTTTCTTCAAATCTTGAAGAATTGGAGGGGCCATGATCCTGTATGCTCTTTCTGAGGGATGGGCAGAGTCCCAAAATACAAATTCTGAAACATTATCACATGTGAAGGGAGTTAGCTGGTTACAAAGTATCACTGCCTCAAATAATCCAGTGCCGCAACATGATCTATCTGGAACTCTGAAGCCTGGAAAATAAATGTTAGTTAAACTTGCGTTCGCCGAAGTGCCGCAACATGTAAATgacactttatttattttgtaaatgacGTGACATCTGACATATCAagtattaataagttttataagaTTATCACATTATCACTTGATATACAAACTCTGCATGTACAATGATTTACCTGATTTCACTGGATTCTTGATGAGATCAAGCAAAGGGTTGTAGACATCAACGTAGACAATCTTAGCTTGGGGAAGGGAGCTGTTGAGACTGTTTACCTCAGCCAACAGCTTGGAGTTGAATAACTGTGCTGCTCTGTTAGCGTTATCTCCACAAAACCTCATTGGCCCCCCATGTAGAGTTCTTATTATCGGTAAACAACCCAGTGGCAATGTACTCAAAACACCAATTTTTCGTACTCCGAGCCCATATAAATCCTTCAAAGAAATTTGCATAATATAGTACTGAAAATATCAACTGCTTGACCCCTAAATAACGTACGACAGTTACAATGCAACGAAAACCTAGGTAGGTATTGTCTTTTCAACGTTGAGTAGAGGGTAAAATGCTGAATCCAATATGTCGATGCAAACAAAAGGATATATAACAGCATGATTCTTACCTTAATGAAAGTGGAAGTCCAGCTAACTAACAGAGAAGTGTAAGTAGGAACGTCGTATTGGAAAGCTCTTGAAGGAGTGTCTAAATAGATTATTGCAATGTCGTTATTCCCTGCTGACAATAGAAACAAGCTGTTGGATATGGTTTTGTTTGCGCCCTCTTCTCCCACAACCCCTTTAAGCTTTCCTATGTACTCTTTGAAGTTTTTCAATTGATCAGACATCGATATTACTGACTGATCATCATTTTTTGGTAACATTCGAAAaattaggggaaa
This window of the Citrus sinensis cultivar Valencia sweet orange chromosome 8, DVS_A1.0, whole genome shotgun sequence genome carries:
- the LOC102615434 gene encoding uncharacterized protein LOC102615434, encoding MPSESDKWGWEHVSVFGGFERGSGTKRWKCNHCNLRYNGSYSRVRAHLLGFSGVGVKSCPAIDRSMRETFQILEEERIARKKKRTSGIAKHGKRIRACQSSIVSKAISKEDVDEMVARFFYAAGLNVNVVNSPYFLEMVRSIAAFGHGYDLPSLENLSDSFLSKEKGKIEKFIASVRESWPHTGCTILCVSSLDGRLGCFPTGIFVSSPRGLVFLKALDLDDTDEAENLFITVLSDAILEVGPKNVLQIISHLGHACKSYESLVLSKFPHIFLSPCTLQSIHMFMEEIASLEWIKSTVLCAKRIEQHIMYYQHAYPCLFPHNLKESSDQVSTKIAPSYCFVQRIIELKQVLQEAVVSEEFKQWKLSMPGDHGIVESAILGDDFWGKAHLFLQLCEPFVRLLATFDIDKSVMGAVYDWRFQALEAVRMKGIDATALNQLEVLTENRWDALFSPLHAAGYILNPRYFGRGQNKDKTVMRGWKSTLERYESDSATRRILREQLSSYWRLEGSLGEEDAVDFRDKMEPVAWWENFGFEISHLQTLAIKVLSQVSSVAICQEIWQDNDFPCREAANRSGVERPEDLIFVRNNLRLHNQRNVNLSSPSSQRNMYFGYPSGVKTWDNMHLDQTMEIVNIHDKL
- the LOC102620932 gene encoding GDSL esterase/lipase At5g63170: MVLWMCCIKASRELQENEEIPALMAFGDSILDTGNNNDLISVVKCNFPPYGMDFIGGKPTGRFCDGKVLTDLIAEGLGIKETVPAYLDPNLQSKDLPTGVCFASGGSGLDTLTSSLTSVISMSDQLKNFKEYIGKLKGVVGEEGANKTISNSLFLLSAGNNDIAIIYLDTPSRAFQYDVPTYTSLLVSWTSTFIKDLYGLGVRKIGVLSTLPLGCLPIIRTLHGGPMRFCGDNANRAAQLFNSKLLAEVNSLNSSLPQAKIVYVDVYNPLLDLIKNPVKSGFRVPDRSCCGTGLFEAVILCNQLTPFTCDNVSEFVFWDSAHPSERAYRIMAPPILQDLKKTFS